The following nucleotide sequence is from cyanobacterium endosymbiont of Braarudosphaera bigelowii.
TACGTCGTATGACAGTTATTGAGTATACTCCTAACCATCCTCAAGCTGATGAGTACCGTACTCTAGCTAACAAAATCCAAAACAACGAAATGTTCATCGTTCCTACTCCTATCTCAATGGAAGAACTTGAAGAACTACTAGTTGACTTTGGTATTCTTGGTGGTGAAGACGAATACGAAAAAGCTCTTGAAGCTGATAAAGCTTCTGGCAAATAATAGGTCGATCTAGTCACATAGATCTGAAAATATTCCAGGGCAAAAGTAAATAGGAAATGGTAACTAGTTTTATTGTTGATTAATTATCAGCTTAAAATTAAACCGATTCTTTTGCCTTAAAATTTCCTTACTAAATTGTCCTTTGTCTAAAACCTTAAGAGGATCATTATGGCAACAGTCGAAGAAAATAAGAAGCTCATTGCCGACGTTTTGGCAACTTATCCTGCAAAAGCTGCTAAAAAACGTAATAAGCACCTTGGTGTTTATGAAGAAGGAGCTGATGATTGTGGTGTTAAATCCAACAAAGTATCTCTACCAGGTGTTATGACCGCTCGCGGTTGTGCTTATGCTGGATCCAAAGGGGTAGTTTGGGGTCCTATTAAAGATATGATTCATATCTCTCATGGACCTGTTGGTTGTGGTTACTACTCTTGGTCTGGTCGTCGTAACTACTACATCGGAGTAACCGGAGTAGATAGTTTCGGTACCATGAACTTCACATCTGACTTCCAAGAACGTGATGTTGTTTTTGGTGGAGACACAAAACTAAGTCAACTTATTGACGAAGTTGAAATATTATTCCCTCTTAATGGTGGTATTTCAGTTCAATCAGAATGTCCTATTGGTTTAATTGGAGATGATATTGAAGCAGTATCTCGTGCAAAAACCAAAGAAATCGGCAAACAAGTTATTCCTGTTCGTTGCGAAGGATTCCGCGGAGTTTCTCAATCCTTAGGACATCACATTGCTAACGATGTGATTCGTGATTGGGTTTTCCCAGTTGCTGATAAAGAAATTGCTGAAAAAGGCAATGAAGGTACTCCTTATGATGTTGCTATCATTGGTGACTACAATATTGGTGGAGATGCTTGGTCCAGTCGTATTCTTTTAGAAGAAATGGGACTACGTGTTATTGCTCAGTGGTCTGGTGATGGTACCTTCACTGAAATGAAAGCAACACCTAGCGTTAAGTTAAACCTAGTCCATTGCTACCGTTCCATGAACTACATTAGTCGTCACATGGAAGAAAAATACGGTATTCCTTGGTTAGAATACAACTTCTTTGGACCCAGCAAAATTATTGAATCTTTAAGAGCAATTGCTGAGCGTTTTGATGACACAATTCAACAAAAAGCTGAAGCAGTAATCGCTAAATATAAAGAGCAAGCTGATGGTATTATAGCTAAATATCGCCCTCGTTTAGAAGGCAAAACCGTCATGATGATGGTTGGTGGATTACGTCCTCGTCACGTTGTTCCTGCTTTCAAAGATTTGGGAATGGAAATCATCGGAACTGGATATGAGTTTGCTCATGGTGATGACTATAAACGTACTACTCACTATGTTAAAGACGCTACCCTTATCTATGATGATGTTACTGGTTATGAGTTCGAAGAATTTGTTAAAGAACTTAAGCCTGATTTAGTAGCTGCAGGAATTAAAGAGAAGTATGTCTTCCAAAAAATGGCTCTTCCTTTCCGCCAAATGCACTCTTGGGATTATTCAGGTCCTTACCACGGTTATGATGGCTTTGCTATCTTTGCACGTGATATGGATTTAGCCCTTAACAATCCTACTTGGGGACTAGTTGGAACCCCTTGGAATAAATAAAAAAGGCTGAATGTGGAGGATGAGGAGATTTTTTATCCCCTCTCCCTTCCCCTCCCCCCTTTTCTAAGGATTCTTTGTCCGAGACACACATCCACACGGAGTTACTAAAGATGGCCCAAAACGTAAATAAAATTAAAGATCACGTCGAACTATTTCACCAGCCTGAGTATAAAGAACTGTTTGCTAATAAAAAACAGTTTGAAGGAATGCCTACTGCTGAAAAAGTTAAAGAAGTTGCTGAATGGACTAAAAGCTGGGAATACCGTGAGAAAAACTTCGCACGTGAAGCTCTTACTGTTAACCCTGCTAAAGGTTGTCAGCCTTTAGGAGCTTTACTTGCTGCAGTTGGATTCGAAGGAACCCTACCTTTTGTTCATGGATCTCAAGGTTGTGTTTCTTACTTCCGTACTCACTTAACTCGTCACTTTAAAGAGCCTGTTAGTGCTGTATCTTCTTCCATGACTGAAAACGCTGCTGTTTTCGGTGGACTAAGCAACATGGTTGATGGTTTACAAAATGCTTATGCTCTTTATAAGCCTAAAATGATTGCTGTTTGTACTACTTGTATGGCAGAAGTAATCGGAGACGATTTAGGTTCTTTTATCGGAAATGCTCGTGTTGACGGTGTAATTCCTGCAGAGCTACCTATTCCTTTCGCTCATACTCCTAGTTTTGTTGGATCACATGTTAACGGATACGACCACATGATGAAATCCATCTTGACTACCTTAGGTGAAGGTAAAAAAGGTGACAAAAACGGTAAAATTAACTTTATGCCTGGATTCGAAACCTATATGGGGAATCTTCGCGAACTTAAAAAGTTAATTGCTGCTTTAGGTGTAAATGGAACTATTCTAAGTGATACCGAAATGTACTTAGATTCTCCAAACTTAGGAGAATTCTCTATGTACCATGAAGGAACATCTTTAGAAGATGCTGCTGATGCTTGTAATGCAGAAGCTACTATTTCTCTTCAAGCTTACACAACTCCTAAAACCCTTGCTTATATGGGTAAAAAATGGGGTCAAAAAACTTGCGTTCACCGCCCTTGGGGTATCAAGGCAACTGATGAATTTCTAATGACTTTATCTCAGTTGACTGGAAATCCTATTCCTAAGGAACTTGAAATTGAACGTGGACGTGCTGTAGATGCTATGACTGATACTCAAGCATGGCTTCATGGTAAAACTGCTGCAGTTTTCGGTGATCCTGATACAGTAATGGGATTATTACAGTTTATGTTAGAAATGGGTATTGAACCTGTTCATATCCTAGTACATAATAGTAATGATAAGTTCGAAGAAGAAGCAAGAGATCTTTTAGCTTCTAGTCCTTATGGACAACAAGCAACAGTTTGGGGTTATAAAGATCTATGGCACTTACGTTCTTTATTATTCACCGAACCTGTTGACTTCATGATCGGTAATTCCTACGGTAAATATTTAGAAAGGGATACTGAAATTCCTCTAATCCGTATAGGATATCCTATCTTTGATCGTCATCACTTACATCGTTATTCAACCATTGGATACGGAGGTGCTATTAACCTTCTTAACTGGATTGCTAACGGAGTTCTTGATGCCCTAGATCGTAGAACAGATATTGCTGGAGAAACAGATATCTCCTTCGACTTAGTTCGTTAATCTTAAGGAAGTTTGGATATGAGGGAGACTAGGAGAAATTCAGGGGGAACATTAATAAGCTTCCCCTCTCCCCTCTCTCCTCTTCCTATTATAATTTTCTATATAAATTTATCGAGCTATAAAACTATTTTAATAGGTTATATTATTGACTCTTTTCATAAAACAAACAATGCTCTTCCAAAAAGCTCCTAAAATTTTGTCTATTTACAACTGTTATTAAATATTGGTAAGAAAAACATAACCTGTTAAGAAAATATACACTTGTTATTCTTATAACAAATTATTTATTACTTTGTTATGTCATCTAAATTATGAGTTTAAGCATTTCTGTAGTAGTTATAGGAAATTTATATGAAACTTACAAAAGCAAAGATTAATGATTTACTGACACAGCCAGAATGTGAGCATAATCTTAATAAAGGAAGTCAAGGTAAAAATAAGGCTTGTGCTCAACAATCTCAGCCTGGCTCTGCTCAAGGAGGATGCGCTTTTGATGGAGCATCTATTACACTTGTGCCAATTACTGACGCGGCTCATTTAGTTCATGGTCCTATTGCCTGTTCAGGTAATAGTTGGAATAGTCGCGGTAGTTTATCTAGTGGACCAATGCTTTATAAGATGGGATTTACCACTGATATATCTGAAAATGATATAATTTTCGGAGGCGAAAAAAAGCTTTATAAAGCTGTTACTCAAATTATTAATAATTTCAATCCAGCTGCAGTTTTCGTTTATTCAACTTGCATTACCGCACTTATAGGAGATGATCTAGATGCAGTATGTAAAGCAGCAACAAATAAATATCAAATACCCGTAATTCCAGTTCATTCTCCAGGATTTGTGGGCAGTAAAAATTTCGGTAATCGTTTAGGAGGAGAGGCTCTATTACAACATGTAATTGGAAGCAAGGAACCTAAATATACAACTCCTTACGATATTAATATAATCGGAGAGTATAATATTGCTGGCGAAATGTGGGCAGTCACCACTTTACTTGAAAAGTTGGGAATTAGAGTCTTAGGAAAGATGACAGGTGATGCAAGATACGAAGATATTTGTTCTGCGCATAGAGCAAAGTTAAACGTGATGAT
It contains:
- the nifD gene encoding nitrogenase molybdenum-iron protein alpha chain; protein product: MATVEENKKLIADVLATYPAKAAKKRNKHLGVYEEGADDCGVKSNKVSLPGVMTARGCAYAGSKGVVWGPIKDMIHISHGPVGCGYYSWSGRRNYYIGVTGVDSFGTMNFTSDFQERDVVFGGDTKLSQLIDEVEILFPLNGGISVQSECPIGLIGDDIEAVSRAKTKEIGKQVIPVRCEGFRGVSQSLGHHIANDVIRDWVFPVADKEIAEKGNEGTPYDVAIIGDYNIGGDAWSSRILLEEMGLRVIAQWSGDGTFTEMKATPSVKLNLVHCYRSMNYISRHMEEKYGIPWLEYNFFGPSKIIESLRAIAERFDDTIQQKAEAVIAKYKEQADGIIAKYRPRLEGKTVMMMVGGLRPRHVVPAFKDLGMEIIGTGYEFAHGDDYKRTTHYVKDATLIYDDVTGYEFEEFVKELKPDLVAAGIKEKYVFQKMALPFRQMHSWDYSGPYHGYDGFAIFARDMDLALNNPTWGLVGTPWNK
- the nifK gene encoding nitrogenase molybdenum-iron protein subunit beta: MAQNVNKIKDHVELFHQPEYKELFANKKQFEGMPTAEKVKEVAEWTKSWEYREKNFAREALTVNPAKGCQPLGALLAAVGFEGTLPFVHGSQGCVSYFRTHLTRHFKEPVSAVSSSMTENAAVFGGLSNMVDGLQNAYALYKPKMIAVCTTCMAEVIGDDLGSFIGNARVDGVIPAELPIPFAHTPSFVGSHVNGYDHMMKSILTTLGEGKKGDKNGKINFMPGFETYMGNLRELKKLIAALGVNGTILSDTEMYLDSPNLGEFSMYHEGTSLEDAADACNAEATISLQAYTTPKTLAYMGKKWGQKTCVHRPWGIKATDEFLMTLSQLTGNPIPKELEIERGRAVDAMTDTQAWLHGKTAAVFGDPDTVMGLLQFMLEMGIEPVHILVHNSNDKFEEEARDLLASSPYGQQATVWGYKDLWHLRSLLFTEPVDFMIGNSYGKYLERDTEIPLIRIGYPIFDRHHLHRYSTIGYGGAINLLNWIANGVLDALDRRTDIAGETDISFDLVR
- the nifE gene encoding nitrogenase iron-molybdenum cofactor biosynthesis protein NifE — translated: MKLTKAKINDLLTQPECEHNLNKGSQGKNKACAQQSQPGSAQGGCAFDGASITLVPITDAAHLVHGPIACSGNSWNSRGSLSSGPMLYKMGFTTDISENDIIFGGEKKLYKAVTQIINNFNPAAVFVYSTCITALIGDDLDAVCKAATNKYQIPVIPVHSPGFVGSKNFGNRLGGEALLQHVIGSKEPKYTTPYDINIIGEYNIAGEMWAVTTLLEKLGIRVLGKMTGDARYEDICSAHRAKLNVMICSKALINVASSMKEKYSIPYIEESFYGIDDMNLCLRNIAKFFEDTQLIERTEKIIEEEVSKLNIQLEPYRKKLKGKRMVLYTGGVKSWSIVSAAQNLGMKVVATSTKKSTEEDKSRIKNLLGEDGIMLEKGSPEELLKVIKKTKADLLVAGGRNQYTALKAKIPFLDINQERHHPYAGYIGMVEMARELSEAVYSPIWRQVRKPAPWDQ